The DNA window AAGGTAGCATACGAGTCCAGGCAAATACAGTTTTAGTTAATTCTAAAAAACCACGTCTCCAACTGGTCCACGTTACTCATaactacttaatattttatttttgttttcggtACCAGCGCCAAGAGATACAAAAGATCAAAATTACAGATCGTGTCATCGATGTGCCCGTCATGCGAAGTAGTGATATAGTCAAATTATGTTCAGGTTTCAGAATGTGACcttgattgtttatttttataccaaaaatctataataatattactcgtataaatgaaaaagtaattcGGTCTGTTGCCTCTTTGTTTTTAAACCGCTGAACTAAATAAGACGAAATTTAGTGTGGTGAGTTTGTGTCCCGggaaagacataggctacttttttataccccGAGGGAGTAAAACTGGGGTTAAAAATGGGGGTGATGGTGTGTGTGCTatagataaagttttataaatttcgcacgggTAAAATCGTAGGTTGAGTTAGTATAccttatattacaaattcatAAACTACGAATGCCTTTGCGCCTTCACCGTTTATCTACTGGCGTAAAGACGGAATTTTTCGCaccatttatacatatatgtatgaatgtatataaaacactcttatgtacatttattttattatatacgcaacaaaaatattttgcaaatagtCAGACTTTCACTCTAAAGGGTATTTTTAACAGATAATTCTACCAGGTAGGCTTAAGAGTTCATACGCTTTTCAAGGTTTGAAAGGGTAAAATACGGTGATTGCAAGATGGTTTGAGTGACATCGTAAAATTTAGTCGTGATTTCATTTATACCTTTTAACAAACTCATTGAATATATTGTCGTCCCGTCAATAACAACTAAACAACTAGTTTCTTCGTATGCAAGATAaatttcgaaatttataaaattattcataattaccTTATAATCTGTACATATTAGACccgatatgatttttttacctTTGTATGTCAATCGCGTGAAAACAACTAAACATATTCGTATACATATCGACACTACAAGCAATCGACGCGGAATCGCCCTTTCCTCCccctttttatttaatgtctatagtatagtatagtgaAGGGGGCGAGTAACAACTAATATATGGATatatgaatcagtcagtcaggacttattattttatttatatagaagataAGGGGTATACGTAACACATTTATGAGCTTGTACAGATTAAATTTAAGTAGACATCATTTAATTCATAAACTTTGTAATTTAGATGAGTGCATCGCTTATCTTAAGCGTCAAGCGACTAACTTGAACCTTCCTGCCACGGTCTACGAAGTTATACCAAAGAAACCAATACTTATTATGACCTGGGAAGGTTTGGAACCTAACCTGCCAAGCATCCTCCTTAACTCACATATGGATGTTGTTCCGGTTTTCGAGGTATGTTCATCAGTTTTTTatcgtataaagtatattttttaatcaaattgttGGTAATAAGCTTTTATGAAAAATCAGTTCCCGTAATTGTaccatacaatttttatttgaagatataTCCGTTGCCTTTTAAAGAAAGTAAACATCGTTAGAAAACTTGTATAGCCAATTCTATCGGCTACCAAACTTGTATTACACCTCATTGAAACTGTGCACTGTTTACAAAGGAATAGAAATTATCCTTAAGAAAATACGAAAAGTTTTTTCAGAAGTTGCACtgcgatttttaaaataactgactTTACGTATGATTtcaaaaacgtatttatttattattacttctcTATATTACGAAACAAAGAATCCCTTATGGAAAAACTTCAagtatatcataatatcataatatcatgTGACtgtgaataataattactaaataaggAAAACGTCTTTTACAttccagttaaaaaaaaaaacatgtaacgAAGTGTTttctagtaaaaaatatacagaaaaataatattcataaaaatggaaataactCCGTTATGTATCCTGCTGTGCATCAGTCGTATTGAAACAGTTGaatcaaaatttacatttattgaaacataaagcaagaatatatttttatccaaaatatttttttatccacaTTGTAGATGTGACGTCGCTCATATTTCCGGCAAATAGTATGAACActttaataattagaattaaattaagcgTACTTATAATATTCGTTCCGGAAATTCAGTCGCTTACTTAGTTTACTACTTTAAACAAAGTAGTAAActtaagtaacagcctgtaaattccctactgttgggctaaggtctcctatGTCTTTGAAAAGCTTAAGCTAGCcacctgctccaatgcgtgttggtagACATcgacagaatttcattaaaattagaaacatacatgtttcctcgcgatgttttccttcaccgccaagcacgagatggagtatagacacaaattaaaatgaaaattcagtgatgcttggcTGGGTTtaagcccgcaatcatcggttaacatgcacgcgttccaaccactggccCAACTCGGTTTTTTTTCGTATGTTTAATGTatgtagaataatttattactagaaAAGTTGGACATATCCGCCATTCGAGGCCCGTCTCGTGGATGATGTCATTTACGCGCGAGGTGTCCAAGACATGAAGTCTGTCGGAATTCAATACATTGAAGCCATAAGACGCCTCAAAAACAACGGTATCAAGTTGAAGAGAACTGTTCATCTAAGTTTTGTTCCCGGTAAGTAACtttaacttttgttatttattattggacagttataattattattttttacatatttattgagaTATAAAGACAACATATAGTAGTGTTTATAAATACTTGAACAACCGATTgatgttaaagtatttttaatacaaacttaGATTGAACACGTTGAATTTCGAAAaagatattattcataaaactgGTTGAACTGTACCAGAAGAAAATAGCAATGAAGCTATTATTTCATCATGATTTGGGTTATATAAAAGTCAAAAGTATACATAGCatgatgatttatatttaatttaatataaaacattttaattaaatcttaattaaataacaaaataattagtttacaaGTTAACGTCAAAATAAACgtgaataaattgaaaacatattCTTATAGTTTTATCGCTCACTTTAACTTTGTGCAAAACTATTAGTATTGGAAATGTTGATTCTACTGAGAAGTTGGCAAAGCTCGGTAGTCAGTTCCCTCTTAAACAACTTCTACTCGGCACTtagctttgaatttaaattattttacaaaaaatattttttaactcttgcattttttaaataaaatttacacttTTAAGTTATACAAGCgatttatattgtttacttttaattgttaACGATTCGTTTTTCTTCGTAGACGAAGAAATTGGCGGTGCGGAAGGGTTGGGGGCATTTGTGAAAACGGAACACTTTAAAAAGTTGAACGTTGGCTTTGCGCTCGATGAAGGTCTGACCAGCCCTGAAGACTACTTCGTGGCTTACAACGGGGAAAGAAGTATTTGGCGTAAGTTTTAACAACACATCTTACATCTCCATAATACTCAAACTTATGGTTTACCATTCAAATGTTacctttaaaattaagaaaatagatCTTAGAATATTGAAATGCTTTTAGTAATTATGACTCGAGCTACGCTTTGACTGcatagtaggtatattttttttcatatagatttattttgagtattgttattcaaaaatactttttattaaactatcgACCCACGCCGGCTTCGCAACGgtacattgttttgatgtatcTTCTTAGGGCAAACATTAAGCATGCgtacaaaaacaatttgttgTATATAACTCCTTCATAGTTTGGTCATTTTGTACgaaatattcacaaattatacatacaaaccttcGTTTGCTCTTAGTGAAAATCGTATAAAATCCGTTGTTTGGTTAGACGAAGTAAGCAATAATACAGACTGAGGTACAGAGCGactttgtgttatatattaatatgtagatTTCAATGTCACCGAAAGTATTGGATATccgatataaaaatgtatccgAAAACTTTACCGAATtcgatatgaaataaattattataattttatttttgcatattcTTAAACGTAAATAGAGTATACTTATACCAAATAATAGTCTACAAGTAAAGTCAAACTTTTaccttataattttttcttttacaatttcttaataaactaatattCGTAACCGAAAATATCCAAAACAATCGGATAATCAGAAATAATTTTGTGTCCGTAATAGGGTTACCAATCTGAAtccgttaaaattttattgatgtatCCGTATCAATATTCACATCTGAAATTACATATCCATAACACGCATGGCATAAACCGTGACTGAATAAATGTAAGTACAGGCAAAATAACAAgtttcataaaaatgtaattgttttataattatcagcttgtttaaattttatttattaagaatttaatacaCTTAAACTTTAGCACacgttcatatatttttagaactgTTAGCAATTAAcgataaaagttaattaaacacGTTCAAAAATAAAGTCGCCTGGTTTTTAGCGCGTTAACATTGTATGGCGGCTTCTGATTTACATATCTGATCTTGCCAATGCCAATGAAAACTGACTATTCAGAAATGTattccaattaaatttattagtatattatagcGAAATGGTTTGAAATTAAGTAGATAACAAATGTTAATGACTTGGTAATACAATTGTTTTTCCAGCTAACATACATAGTGTATGTAGTAATatacaaaacttatatatatataagcatgCTGAAGGTGAAGGATCTGTTTAAGGAATCCATTagcatgatattaatttataatctagaCTCAAtcacaaagaaatatatttaccgTTAAAGAAaatctttcaatatttttcaaagaaaatatttctcgACTATAAGCTGTAATGCATTATAAAAGATTTTGCGAATATAAtttccaaatattatatttttgagaaaTTAAAACGAAGAGCAGTCGGTCAATGTTgactaagtaaaaaaaattgacaaaatgaCAACATTACTTGTGCTCAcagaaaattgtttaaaaaaagaacaatttataaaaatatatagtgtttacaaaaaaaaatcttatatcaaATCAATCACGACCATTCTCAAAAGAGACTGATCAATGGCGCGGAAAATATTATAGCACAcatgtgtgtgtgcaaacacataATCCGATAGGAAGTCTAATTCAATACATAGAGTTAAGGCGTAGGTCCAATATCTTAAGGTGTTTTTTGAGGCAGGGAAGTGTATGTAAACATAGCCAATTCCTAGACTCCAAACTGCTTCTAAATTTCTCAGTGAAAACCCAAATAACtctttattttggtataaaaacaGGCCCTCGAAAATTGCAACTTTAATACCTTAGAGTTTCTTCTATAACTTAAAGTCGTAAtccataaatattctatatattgcCTGTCTTTTCCTTAAAtatccatatacatatatctacctaatattttataaaatatttctgcttAGGAGACTACAAAACTCAGTCTACCGCGCTCCCAAACAGTATTACAATTATACGCTTGTCAAAATGTAGGTAAAAAATAAGTGTGGTTCCcacacaatgtttattttttcaaatacgtttattttttccTCCAGATCTGAAAGTAATATGTCCGGGTAAATCCGGCCATGGCTCCCTTTTGCTTCCGGACAACTGCGGCGAAAAGGTcaggttattttattaatatatttaagattattacGTTTGGTGAagttatttttaacgattttgcACACATGTGTTGGTAATCAtcgctatatatataaaaaaaatatataaataacaggtATTCACTATCGATACTCAAACTTACCTTTAGTTATGTTTAGTGtcattgtttatttacgacaatcttataaaataatttttgtcgttgtaaattttgttatgtgtaatatacaaatgaaaactttgttatgtatatacttattactGTTTGTGCcgttggtaaataaaaaaaaattaagtaacatttttGCAGAAATTGTAACAGAGTTTTCTCGTTTCCTGTTATACGATTCAAAAAGAATTTGCAGTTTAAACTCTACTATAACATCGACGTAATTCTAACAAACGAACAAGAACCTCTTTGGGTTGGGTAATTTTCCTACAATTTATATGACAAGATTATGGCCAATACTTAAAAGCCCATTTGTTaaagataaatcaaaaatatttaaaaaattacatttttatggccatttaaatttactttctctctctctcgcAATACTAAAACATAATGCGTCAGCGAGTAATATTATCACTAAGAATATTGTTTGCAAATTATAAATCGATTTAATTAAACGACTGGCAATGTTCCAAGCGCCGTTTGTCCCACGAGATAAGTTTGTGTAACATTGGACTACTTTAtacggtattgttgtgtttaatcAAGTGACAAATAGTAACATCGGAGCGAGTTCATTCAAGATTTCTATTCGTTTGCATATACATTtttctatgaaaaataaattcttgcTGTCACCTGGAAATCCCTCTAGTTTTCTTCTAGAATTTTATTCTTCCAtataggactttgtgcaagcacgtctgggtaggtaccatcaattctatatatattctcTCGCCAAGCAGCGATATTTAGTATAgatgtgtttcagtttgaatcGTGATTCAGTCAGTGCTTACTGATTTTATCTTACATTAGATTTATTTCGTATCCGTTTGTAATCCGACTAGATTATGTAACTCTGGATGATATAGTTAGCAGATTAAAGTTATTTCATCTCTGTAACGTGTAACCGCGTGGCAAATAGTCGCGTTAAAGGTAAAAAGAGAATTTGGAAACGAACTCTATTTAAACAACTCGGTCTAGTGGGAAATTTCAACAGAAAAGAGTTTTATATTGTTCTACAAATGTTGATTTGAAATGTTTGAGCATTAATAAAAACACGagtatgtgtatttttaaataatatgttattaattttattttacttcgcGTTCTTATTGCATACAAttattaagaaatgttaaaaaaaagaaacttcaaTTTTACACGCCTGTGGGAAAATTAACAAGATGACAAACATGTTACGTCATATAATAAGTAAACCACTCCTTAAAGCTATTGTGTAGGCATTTAAAGATAATGTtatcactttttttaatttatcactattataattattaaatattttatttatattgattatttgtttattttagatgAGATACATAATCGACAAGTTTATGGATCTCCGACAAGAATCTAAGAAGAAACTGGAAAGTAACCCAGAACTGACTATCGGCGATGTAACTTCTGTGAATTTGACGATGATAAATGTTAGTGTCcgaaattaattactaaataattagaaaaaatttTCATACAGACCGGTGTGACTAACATTCAGGTTAACTTTGAACTTGGAAGTGTTGGATCGTTTTTTATTTCtccaaatagaaaaaaaaaaaaacatttcacttAACTCCCGTTGCCAGTACCACACATAACACACAGTTTTTATTAACTCTTATTTCGCAATTATGATGATTTTTGAAACTAAAAAGCGgtctatattaatacattttttatttctccaGGGTGGTATTCAGAACAATGTGATTCCAGAAAAACTAACAGCAAGTTTCGACCTCCGTTTGGCTTTGTCAGTTAATTTTGTCGAATTCGAAAACATGGTAAGATACACAAAATGATACATAGTACACATTGTAGTATACTATGTTTCATTTTGTATAGAATACATTGTAATACTGATAAGACAGCAGATCTCGAGTCCTGGCTTCAAATCTTAGGTCGAGCTACTAAGTCATTGGATTGTtctgtcaaaataatattaataaacccgAGTTTGGAAGAAGGCACTGTTTACACTGTCTGCTATATACTGTAActgtaattaatgaatatttttttataatgttaacatCTATGGATAGTGGAAgtcttaattttacaaaaatatagattcaaattctcatatatattattagttggAGCGAAACAAGGTAACAAATATACCATAAAGATGAAAATGTACAAAAGTCGTACCCCAAAAGTCTCACTAATAATAGAGCTATTCTGTacgaagaaactcgaaactcacttcATAAAACGAGCGTGGattgtcagaatgtgatatgctacattgactataataattgtcggttgtcaacatatcacgagtgagatgcgaagtgATTTGTTACATAAGCGTAATGCAGTGTGATTCTGTAACAATTCATTTCGTATCTAACACGTAAATtctgacaaccgacttacgctATACACTCGGATacaccattttgatacgtgtatcctatacaTCTTATAACTATTATAAGTAGTTAATGTCGCATTACACATTCTGACAATTGCGATGAGTTTCGACGTTTTCTTACAGAATGCGTCTCCTGCTGGGAAAAAAATTGCAGTATTTAACCATCAAAAAACGATTCTTGtctataatttttgtaaaaagtaaacTACGTAAATGTAGTTGATatgtatacaacaaaaaatatgatcatatttttttactgtagacaggaatattaataaatataaatgaatttatcttggtggtagggtttcgtgcaatcccatctgggtaggtagtacccacacatcagatatttttctgaaaaataagcagtactcagtattgttgtgttccggtttgaagggtgagtgagtatTACTACAGGTACaatgtacataacatcttatttcccgaggtaggtggcgcatatgtaatatttcttacagcaccattgtgtatgggcggtggtaaccacttaccattaggtggcccatttgtttaTCCGCCATACTACATCAtaagaaaaaaagattttttaatataatttttaaacctattttaaagtgactatttctttttttttaaataaaatattttatttcaatgcaaCTGCAACTAAACTATAGAAAATATTCCGCTTTTTCGGTAGAATAACTGTTATTTACTGGTCACAGATAAAACAATGGTGCAAGGAAGCTGGCAAGGATGTGACTTATGAGTTTGAACAGAAAGATGAATATGTTCCACCTACACGTGTGGACGAAACTAACGCGTTCTGGGTCGCTTTCAAGGCTGCTATTGATCAGCTGTGAGTAGATATTTATCCATTACTTTTGTTGTTTTGCaacaacatatacatatt is part of the Vanessa atalanta chromosome 10, ilVanAtal1.2, whole genome shotgun sequence genome and encodes:
- the LOC125066694 gene encoding aminoacylase-1-like, with amino-acid sequence MTDYANDPAVKNLQEYLRIRTVHPNINYDECIAYLKRQATNLNLPATVYEVIPKKPILIMTWEGLEPNLPSILLNSHMDVVPVFEKSWTYPPFEARLVDDVIYARGVQDMKSVGIQYIEAIRRLKNNGIKLKRTVHLSFVPDEEIGGAEGLGAFVKTEHFKKLNVGFALDEGLTSPEDYFVAYNGERSIWHLKVICPGKSGHGSLLLPDNCGEKMRYIIDKFMDLRQESKKKLESNPELTIGDVTSVNLTMINGGIQNNVIPEKLTASFDLRLALSVNFVEFENMIKQWCKEAGKDVTYEFEQKDEYVPPTRVDETNAFWVAFKAAIDQLNIPIKVRTFPGGTDSRYVRAQGVPALGVSPLRRARPALHEHDESLPAAVFVEGIAVYEAVVPAIADA